The genomic DNA AATTTATTTAAGCACCTAGTTAATATTGTTATACATGCTATGAGCTAGAAATTAAGCGCAGATAAAGTGCAAATACTTCATATGGGTCTAAAccatatttttatatataaatataaagtGAGAACAAAATCCAGGAGCATCCCCTTTTGACCAGGTCATAGATCCGCGGCTCCATCACTGCATACTGACCTCCATGAAGAGCTGATATGCAATCAGGGAAGAGAATCTAGGATTAATGAATACGCTACCACACTCCAAATAGCTGCAAAAAAAAATATTGGATTAAAATTTAGAAACCATGTGAGGACAAAAGGTTAAATTTGTATCTGTGGGTCTAGTAGATCATGAAGCCTACTTGAGAAAATCCTCAACATGCTCATCAAGATCTTTAATCTTCATCCTTGATAAGAATAATCTTGTTTCCTTTCCCAGAAACGCAAAAAGGCCAAGAATAGCCAAATCATTCTCTTCATCCTGTCACGTCAAAATTAGAATCAGTCTCATTTTTTAATTGCGAGTTTACCGAATTTTTCTATTTGTAGGGGCAGAATTGGAGATTAAAATTATGTGAAAGGACTGACGGAAAAAGTATCTGCTAACCCCAATATTTACCGGAACATCAGATTCTAGATATTTTGACAAGAATTATTGTCTTCTCGGGTAAAAAATTCCTACGCTAGTGGTAAGGAGGCCCAATTAGCAATGACTCAAGAACTGACCTTGTTGTAATTTGCTTGTTTGCCTGAAATTACACTCTCTCTGTGAAATGCTACAGATAGTTTTTTCTGAACCAGGCCAATCCAAAATTCTATATCTTCAGTGCTTTTAGCAGGCATAATCTTTTTACCAAAATGCAACAGGAATTCTTCTTCAAAACCAGCTTCACTGGCCAAGTGATGCAGCTTACCCATAGAAACAAGGGTATATGACGAGTTCATGAGCTTTATTAGTATGTTTTCAATAGATACATATAGTGAAGGACCGGAAAGACGCCGTGAACCCAACTTTCTCACTGCAATACAGCAACTTATTGCCAAAATTATTCCTGCAACACCACTGAATAATTTGtgtttagaattctctagaatgCTAGGGCATATAAGGTATCGTATTACATACGAGATTTATGAAAGATCATCATATCATAAAGTTGACATAATTGCAGACAAACCAGACCTTCCTGCATAATCTAAGGACCACCTTTTGAATAGAGGAATAAATAATTCTGCTATGCGAGGCAGTTCTACCATTTCAAACCAATGTACTAAATTTGGATTCCTCGAGTTGAGCAGATCTTTTATGCATTTCCCAAGAGAATTTATCGTTGGGTATAATCTGAATAAATGGTTGAACAAAATGGTTAAACCCATGTAAAAGTTCCAGCATTTCTAAGATATGAAGAAGTATTGTACTTGTAGGTAGCTTAACTCTGAACAGCTAATTATATGTTACGTCCTGGGAAGTGGTAATCATATCAAGTTGCAAAAAGCACGATAGAAAGAAGTGCACAAGCCACAAAAATATAAAGAATGTTCATCGACAAGAAAAAGCTTGCAGAAACTTGTACTGTCAAAGCATATCCCAGGGATAAAAGCACACTGTATACTTACATCTCAGAAGCAGAAGCAGTAGGGTGACGCTTGTGAGAAAGAAACAGCTCTACCTCAATCGCTGCTTTAAATAAAGCATAGACAGCAACCTGTAGAGTCAGAAATCATACTTAATGCGTCTGATTATATATTATAGTTAGCTGTCAAATATTCTTATGTTAGAACAGATAAAAGTTCTATGTAACTAGGTTGCAGTCAACTAGTCAATAAAATCTTAGATATCTCAGGAACCTCATTCTCATGGTCTGTTGAGCAATCTTAGTGCCAGAGTTTTTGAGCATGCTTGCATACCTGATAAGATATTTTTCTGTGCCATGAGTAAACATCAACTCCGGTCCATGCCATTGCAAGCTCTGGATAGCGCCTGGCTGATTCAAGTGTCTGAACTGCAAGTGAAAAACTATTGGCAGATTCGTGAATTACCCATATAAGGCAATCGATACGACTATATTCAATGTCAagagaaaaagtttgagcctTATCCACGGGTTGCTCATCCTCAGTTGGTTGATCCATGTCAGAGGAAGACATGGATGGAACTACTTTTGGTTTATACCATCTTACTGAGTCCCAATTTGACAATAGTGTATATCTCAACATATATCCGTTCAAATTGTTTCTTGCAAGGGCAAACTTCCTGGGCACTATCCACTTTGACTTGGAGATGTGTGAGGTGCCAGGGATACACCCTATGCTGATTTCAGACTCGAAATCGGATTCTCTGCAACAAACACAAATACCTCAAAAACCTTGAGGTACTAACAGAAATCGCAAAATAGATTGTGCAGTTGTTTTGATGGCAAAATAGGCCCAGATATAGGACTATAAAAATATTCTCCTCAATCTCCAGATGGTACAGAAATTTTAGagttaaaaaagaaaaaagagactTAAGACGCTTCTATCTCTTGAGCTAGCTATTGGCAATCTCTCTTTTTTCCGCTTAACAGCtgattataaaaataattagagaTACTAAAGCAATACATTTTAGCATAATTCAATAAAAAACAATGAGAGACACTAAAGCAATACATTTTAGCATAATTCAACAAACAAAACAGTAGGTActattttatattcacttttatttccTAAAATGAAAGCAATTCTCCTAAACCAAATTAATGTAAGAGGCAGTTGCATTTCCGTTACCAAACTTGACCCCGAGTTCCATTAGAATGACTATAGTTTAAATCTTCGTATTGGTGGTCATACTATCATTAAAAAGGGCGATAAGGTGGCTGTAAGTCCTCACCCTAAAATCTTAAAAGACGGAGTTCAAAGTGATTGCAATAAAGTAAAAAATGGAAAATATCTAATAAAAATATACATTTCTGATGTTTCATTCCACTCAATTAGAAAAATATCTAATTTACCCTCATCGATCTGATGTTAGTACAATAATATCTAACGTTTTTAACTCCGTTATGGAACAGGCAACGACAGCCACCGTATCATTGTTAAAAACAAACATTGGTTACCGATATGTAAATTCAAAACTCCAGAAATGTTTCTAGAATTTGGTGTAAAGCTGGCCGCTGAAGGAGTAAAGTTCGGCCACCGAAATCAACCGACTCTTAATTTAATCATAGCTACAGTAAAAAATCGATAAGGGGTTCACAAATACACGCCAACACACACATGCAAAGAAAAAATGGCAAAGAAAAGCTTACACGTGGCCAAAAGAAAGGTGGCTGATGTGCAGAGAGAACTTGGAAGCCATGGTAGGTGAAAGATAAGAAAAAGAGGAAAAATGAAAGAAATGTAAGTTATAGGAGTAATAGAGTAGAAACAAGGCAATCCAAATGAATCCAAGAAATTGGAGATGGATTTACTTCACCTGGCGTCACAGTCAGCCGTTACGAATTATTTTTGTTTTTTAGAATTGGACTCCGGCTACCCCAGTGTATTTCTCTTTTTTGTACTTGTCTGTAATACTCTGTACAACGCTTGCTGGCCTCCCTTCTCATTTTTCTTGGTCTATTCCATAAAATTGATGCACTATATAAATTGTGGTTTGTTATCAACTTATTATTAATGGAGTAAAAGATAAAATATGTGCAATTCGGCAGAAGAAAAAAAACATAGGAGTTGAAGAAAGATCAGATATCAGTACTAAATCTTTGTTAATGTAAGCTCATTACAATGTAGTATTTTCCCCAGAAGAATAACCAACGAAAAAACATAGATTGTCCAGAAGTCTTATAAGGTTTGAGACTGTTCCAAAATTTATCCAACTACTTAACTGCATTGTATACTTCACCTCTCAGCGAGTGATTGAAAATGATAACAATATGTCTGATCCTTCAACCGTAATGGCCCAGATCCAATAAACTTCCAGCGTTCTACACGATACACATGATTATGTGAAAACTTATAAAGCATTAGGATTGTTGTGAAGTAATTTGCAGTGCCATAACTGAGAGCGTGTTCATTCTACTATCATCTCATTTCTATTTCTATTTGTGGAGACTTCTAAAACCGACTCCTTCCCGAAACCAAGTTCTGACATGTCTTGCTTCGCCATTAGATTTCTGTATAACCCATTTAGAAGATTACAATTACATGACAGGAAGTTTACCGGAGagaaatttattttgatattaaaaatttCACCAGGGAAAGGCTGCTTCCAAACATATTTCTGAGTAATTGTAATATCAAACTGGTCTGTAGCCTGGCCCTGGATTATTCCAAAACCTCATCGGTGCTTAGAATTTCTATCTAGACTTCTTATTTTACCAAGTTACTGAACGTGGTAACTTTAAAAAGGTCAGCAATCGAAGTACAGTTTCTTCTGGATTGGCAGATAATGCCTTATCAACCACCTCAGCTGTTAATAGTGAGTATAATTAATTTAATAGTATTCACTCAGCAAAGGGGGTATATTTTAAAGATCTATCCCTAATGAAGACAATTAATATCTTTGTGCCTAAATCTTTACAAGTCATATAACAAAACAATCTCTATAAATCTTTACAAGTCACTCGAGATAACGGCTGAAATAGAACAGAAAAAATACCTACTAAAATCACACCAAGAACTCAAGATGTGGCTTTATTCTTCACATTTTCTAGTCATTTAAGTAGGTACCACAAATATGCCAATGATACAAGTTCTCAATATACTTTATCGAGCTACTTAGACCTATTGGTATACTCAGACAGAGTCACTCAGGTATACAAAAAAAACAATTATAATCAAAAGTAATATTTCGAATGCTTAGCTTGCAAACATGAAATCCGAATGCAAGTTGGTAAAGTAATCATCATACATAAAGCTAAAACATATACATAAAAAAAATAACTAGAAGCTTAAAACATTTGTGGTTGCATAAACAAAAAACATTTCATCACTTTGTGACAAAACCAATATCCTGCCATTTCATCAAAACTCATGAGAAGACAGCACATTAGAATGTAAACACGCAGTGCAGCGAAGTAAAGACGTTGACTTACTTTTTCATACGACATTCCAAGTAAATTCTGGACAGGTGTCTACACATGTCGGGCTTATGGCCAGAAGATTTAAGACAGCTAACATATTATTTTTTCTCCTGTAAACATGAATAGGAGACCAAAcacattaaaaaaattaataaggATCCCCGATGATTATGCAAGTGCAGCTTGGAACTCTTAGATAGTGGCTTTTATACATAATAGAAAGCAACTATAAGATGACTTCTGAATACTACCAGGTCACACAAATGCATGTGGTCTAAAGGAAACACTCCCTTTTCTGGTGATACTGGTCTAGCTCCACTATTCCCTCCAAATGCTCCACGTGCGAAATTTCTTATGTACATCCATTAAAACGAAATTGCATAATTTCAAACATATCGATGCATCTGCACACACTAAACCTTATAAATGAATACTAAAAATACAGGTTAGGGTTTATTTCTTGTCGACTCAGGTTCTGAGTTCGATTCTTACTCACCCCAAAATTTGTCAGAACACATACTCATTTCTAAAGCATATAAGccaaattattcaaaaaaaatcgTATAATACACACAAACACCTTAATAGTCGTCTAGACTGAAATAAGTTCATGACAGTATTATCTAACGGAGAAGAGGCCCCAAATGTAAGGTAAAATTTCGAGACATCCACTTCACAACAACGATCAAATAGTACTTGAAACAATTTTGATTCATTACACACGAAACCCTGCAGTAATTTACTTCTAGTTCATAACTTCACACTAGTTTTCAAATTTATTACTCTACTCCCGGTAAAACTAACACAAAAATCCTGCTCATTCAACTTCTCCACCCCAAATTTAACTAAGAAATGTTCAGCAATTCCATTTTGCAACTTCTCAAATTATAAGCACTGTTAAATCTCGATAAATGAATAGCAACCAATAATTTTATTCAATCAGGAAGAGTTCATTCATcgaaactaaaaataaaatattcctTCCTATTCATCTATGGAGCCTAAAATACACCATTTCAGTTATTGATTTGAGAGTAATATTTTCTTTTATGGAATTCTTATTTATCTAGCAGATGTTTAGAAACACATATAAACAATCCAATATACGTATACAATTGCATGTAAACATACCTGCGCTCATTTGAACATTATTAGTTCAAGGCAAGACACTTCTGGTGCTTCGCTACAGAAACAAAATGTACTAatacaattatatatttaaatgGCCCACTTTCGGTTTATCTTGGGCTCTTCCGTGTAGGCCCAATGTGCCCCCTTCTCCTTTTCTCGGTCTTCATTATCAAAATGTCATACAAATCAGTAATCCGCACTCATCACGCGAGCACCTTATAGCGATTATTAGAATAATCACCGGTACTCGGATAATCAGAAATCAATTGATTCAATTAATTtgataatttaaaattatatttaatattttaatctACTAATCTTACTGTATCAATTTATAGAGTACATTGTTAATATTAGCCTAGATTTTTTTTTTATAGAGTACATTGTTAATATCAGCCGAGAAATGTTTTAGTTAAACAGGGGCTTTTTAGAACTATAATTAATTATCACATGATAAAGGAATAAATATACCTTCATTGTAATTAACTTTAGTTTAAAAATTAATTCATATATGGGTAAGAACAACCGGAGTTGATCAAATATTATCAATTAACCGAGGCTATTTTAGAACTATGATTATTTATAACTAGGTGAAGGGAAAAATATGCATTCATTGTAATCAACTTTAATTTAAAGATTAATTCATTTATGGCAAAAACAACCTGAGAcaatcaaatatttatattaatttcagTATTTTAACAACCGGAGACGATGaaatattttgtttaattatttGACGCAAATGCAACTAAACATTGTACAATAATTTTTTTCAAATGATTTAAACTCTTAAGTTTTAagttttttataatttaaaattttaatctTTGAGAAGAGCTACATGCATACTTTAAGAGCAAAggaaataattttttatttgatGATTTAGTGTATAATACTCTACGTTATGTATATATTGGTATATATACGCTTGTTATTTATGCGTAGACAACGAACATAAAAAGTCAACTCGCGCT from Apium graveolens cultivar Ventura chromosome 5, ASM990537v1, whole genome shotgun sequence includes the following:
- the LOC141723887 gene encoding uncharacterized protein LOC141723887 isoform X3 — protein: MASKFSLHISHLSFGHVESDFESEISIGCIPGTSHISKSKWIVPRKFALARNNLNGYMLRYTLLSNWDSVRWYKPKVVPSMSSSDMDQPTEDEQPVDKAQTFSLDIEYSRIDCLIWVIHESANSFSLAVQTLESARRYPELAMAWTGVDVYSWHRKISYQVAVYALFKAAIEVELFLSHKRHPTASASEILYPTINSLGKCIKDLLNSRNPNLVHWFEMVELPRIAELFIPLFKSGVAGIILAISCCIAVRKLGSRRLSGPSLYVSIENILIKLMNSSYTLVSMGKLHHLASEAGFEEEFLLHFGKKIMPAKSTEDIEFWIGLVQKKLSVAFHRESVISGKQANYNKDEENDLAILGLFAFLGKETRLFLSRMKIKDLDEHVEDFLNYLECGSVFINPRFSSLIAYQLFMEVITDEIGWLDFYAEYNCKFQDKRKSKKRTIQAKQEIILYTVFTICYDVFSGLAHYFSTNQRPVDSKLHEFLHRSQSLLSICLEDYWAAYDRSGEPVKKTEGDAKKFTNSCLGVVNERQPPSKSSYSSILCKTTSKLMSASTALRIGTWLLLVDVVVSINLVLKQLWGEKVTERERKKIARTLADVSTLAPVTILMLIPMSAVAHVVMIIAIKTYIPALIPSSYSSERLNMVKQLEKNKGNENSDMEQH
- the LOC141723887 gene encoding uncharacterized protein LOC141723887 isoform X2, translated to MCRHLSRIYLECRMKKESDFESEISIGCIPGTSHISKSKWIVPRKFALARNNLNGYMLRYTLLSNWDSVRWYKPKVVPSMSSSDMDQPTEDEQPVDKAQTFSLDIEYSRIDCLIWVIHESANSFSLAVQTLESARRYPELAMAWTGVDVYSWHRKISYQVAVYALFKAAIEVELFLSHKRHPTASASEILYPTINSLGKCIKDLLNSRNPNLVHWFEMVELPRIAELFIPLFKRWSLDYAGSGVAGIILAISCCIAVRKLGSRRLSGPSLYVSIENILIKLMNSSYTLVSMGKLHHLASEAGFEEEFLLHFGKKIMPAKSTEDIEFWIGLVQKKLSVAFHRESVISGKQANYNKDEENDLAILGLFAFLGKETRLFLSRMKIKDLDEHVEDFLNYLECGSVFINPRFSSLIAYQLFMEVITDEIGWLDFYAEYNCKFQDKRKSKKRTIQAKQEIILYTVFTICYDVFSGLAHYFSTNQRPVDSKLHEFLHRSQSLLSICLEDYWAAYDRSGEPVKKTEGDAKKFTNSCLGVVNERQPPSKSSYSSILCKTTSKLMSASTALRIGTWLLLVDVVVSINLVLKQLWGEKVTERERKKIARTLADVSTLAPVTILMLIPMSAVAHVVMIIAIKTYIPALIPSSYSSERLNMVKQLEKNKGNENSDMEQH
- the LOC141723887 gene encoding uncharacterized protein LOC141723887 isoform X1, which codes for MASKFSLHISHLSFGHVESDFESEISIGCIPGTSHISKSKWIVPRKFALARNNLNGYMLRYTLLSNWDSVRWYKPKVVPSMSSSDMDQPTEDEQPVDKAQTFSLDIEYSRIDCLIWVIHESANSFSLAVQTLESARRYPELAMAWTGVDVYSWHRKISYQVAVYALFKAAIEVELFLSHKRHPTASASEILYPTINSLGKCIKDLLNSRNPNLVHWFEMVELPRIAELFIPLFKRWSLDYAGSGVAGIILAISCCIAVRKLGSRRLSGPSLYVSIENILIKLMNSSYTLVSMGKLHHLASEAGFEEEFLLHFGKKIMPAKSTEDIEFWIGLVQKKLSVAFHRESVISGKQANYNKDEENDLAILGLFAFLGKETRLFLSRMKIKDLDEHVEDFLNYLECGSVFINPRFSSLIAYQLFMEVITDEIGWLDFYAEYNCKFQDKRKSKKRTIQAKQEIILYTVFTICYDVFSGLAHYFSTNQRPVDSKLHEFLHRSQSLLSICLEDYWAAYDRSGEPVKKTEGDAKKFTNSCLGVVNERQPPSKSSYSSILCKTTSKLMSASTALRIGTWLLLVDVVVSINLVLKQLWGEKVTERERKKIARTLADVSTLAPVTILMLIPMSAVAHVVMIIAIKTYIPALIPSSYSSERLNMVKQLEKNKGNENSDMEQH